Below is a window of Candidatus Paceibacterota bacterium DNA.
AGATGCAAGCAGTCAGCCAGATATGGATTGGGAAAAGAACAGCGCTATTCCCGGGAAATAAGGGTCTTGACAATGAGTTTTCTTTGCTTTTCTTGATCTGCCTGAAGTTTTTTCAGGAAATTTTTCCAATCGGGACCCAAGTGCTTTCTGACGGTATCCACCGAAATCTCGAAGCCGCGTTCCCGCAGGGTTCTCGCGATCAAATCAAAGACATACGTTTTTGTCATATTTTCGTCTATTTCTCTGCGGCGAAAGAGGTCGGCGGCCAGATGTTCAGCGACACGTCCGAGTGATATGTTTTGCCCTTGGTGGTCGCCCCAAACTTTTGGGCCTGGCTTCCCGCCTCTGGGGTTTTTGTTCTCTGAAGATTCAAATCTTCTATCTTGTCGCGCCGCCTCCCGGATATCCCTGTCTCGCTTGCGGCGCGCCTCTTTCTGTTCAGTCCACGCTTTGATGGCCTGCTTTGACTGATACTTTTTTTTGAGTTTTTGAACGTCGCTCCGGCCCTTCGGCACGAACCACATTCTTAGCATGTGATCAAAATCGGCTCCGATTTCATGGGCGATTTCTGGATCAATTATGTACAGGTGTTCTCGTTCATTTCTTGGGACCAGCTTCGGCCCACCCATGAGCTCTCTTACTTTTTCTCCGCGGTCGGCCTGCGCGATTTTGTATTCAAGAAAGGCGTCTTTTGCGGCTTGCGTCCCATAAATTTTCATCAGTTCCGTATGGCGAGGATGGTTTCTTGGGATCAACCACGCATATGTACCAGCCTCCATTTCCAGGCCGGCAGGCCAATCGCCCTCACGCTTGAGGCGTTTCATCTCCTCATTCGTGATGTAGAGAATTCCATCTGCGTTATTATTCTTCGGAGTTTGTTTCTTTGGCATCGCTTGCGATCCGTTATGAGCAAGGTATACGAAGTTCTATTTTAGTAAATGCGCAGGACTTCCCCTACGATTTCCGAAGCCTGTTTGACAGGGTCCTGGCTCAGATGAGCGTAGCGCGCCGTCGTCTGTGGGCTGGAATGGCCGAGCATGGCACCAATCATCATGAGGGGTACTCCGGCGGATGCCGCGGCGCTGGCGAAGCTGTGCCGAAGATCATGGATCCGTACGTCAGCGAGCTTGGCTTTTTTGCGGATATGCCGCCAAGGTTTCTGAAGGTTTACGAGGTGGGTTCCTTCATTGCGGCCGACAATCACATATTTATTGTCTTCAACTCTCGGCAGATTTTCCAGAATGCGCACCGCCACCGCATTCAAGGGGATCGCCTTTACACCCTTGTGGTCGGTCTTGTGGTGGTCCAGCAGAAGGCGCCGGTTGATAAAATCCACACTCGACCATTCCAGGCTCAGGATCTCGCCCATCCGGCACCCGGTAACGGCGAGGAGACGTATGGCCGCGGCCTGATAGGTTCCGATCACCTTGAGAGCCTCCTGCTCATCCAGAATCCGGAACAGCGCCTTGAACTCATCGGGCGACAGATATCGTTGTCGCTTTCTTTCCCGGAAGGGTTTGATGACGGTTGCCGGATTGCTGTTGGGGAGCATCACGCCCCATTGTTCGGCTTTGTTGTAGATTGCCCTGATCAGTCCGAGAGCCCGGTTTGCGTTGTAAGGCGTGTTGCGCAGAGCCTGATGGAGGTTCGCCACATCTTCCGGTCGCACCTCGGTGATCTTGAAGGCGCCCAGTCTCGGCAGGATGAATTTGTCGAGCAGCCATTGATGGGCATCCATGGTGCTCTCCTTGCACCGGCCTTCGCAATGATCGGTCATGTATCGATCGGTCAGATCGCGCAGTGTATCCCCGTTTCTGAGGTCGGCGCGCTGCTGGGCCGGATCGTTGCCAAGCGATATGCCGCCCTTGAGGCGGATCGCTTCGCGCCGCGCCTGATCGAGGGTGACTTCGCCGACATGACCCAATGAGAGTCTTTTGCTACGCCCGT
It encodes the following:
- a CDS encoding site-specific integrase, whose amino-acid sequence is MAKLSKNLIRNLRANGREVVLWDDALPGFGVRTKKSGLKTYVLQYRNAHGRSKRLSLGHVGEVTLDQARREAIRLKGGISLGNDPAQQRADLRNGDTLRDLTDRYMTDHCEGRCKESTMDAHQWLLDKFILPRLGAFKITEVRPEDVANLHQALRNTPYNANRALGLIRAIYNKAEQWGVMLPNSNPATVIKPFRERKRQRYLSPDEFKALFRILDEQEALKVIGTYQAAAIRLLAVTGCRMGEILSLEWSSVDFINRRLLLDHHKTDHKGVKAIPLNAVAVRILENLPRVEDNKYVIVGRNEGTHLVNLQKPWRHIRKKAKLADVRIHDLRHSFASAAASAGVPLMMIGAMLGHSSPQTTARYAHLSQDPVKQASEIVGEVLRIY